The window GACTTATAAAGATTTCCATAAGCCCCTTAAAGAACTCATTGTTAAGCTTAAACAACTCAATAAAAACTATGAAGGCCTCGGCTTAAACCTTGCCCAGGCCGATGCTTTTATTGAGCAACGCCTTAAAGACGCACAAACTTACCTGGAAAATATTGCCAATATTCTGGCCTCCGGCTATGTAAACAAAGCAGATGTTTTACTGGCTGCACGCGAAATCCTGGCATCTATAGGCGAAAGTCATTCGGCATTTGTTTTTGCCAATGTATTGCAAAATATGGGCATCAATGCCACTTTTGTAGATTTGAGCGGCTTCCATGATCACCGGTCATTAACTATCGATCAACGCATCAGGAAAGATCTGCAGCATATAGATTTTGCCGGCACCATTACTATTGTAACCGGTTATGCCAAAGGCACTGAAGGTATTATGCGCGAGTTTGACCGCGGCTACTCTGAAGTTACTTTTAGTAAAATAGCTGTTGAAGTAAAACCACAGGAAGCCATCATCCATAAAGAATACCATTTGTGTACTGCCGACCCGCAATTGGTAGGTGTTGAAAATTGTTTCCCGGTAGGCAATACCAACTACGATGTGGCCGACCAATTGGCCGACGTGGGCATGGAAGCTATCCATCCAAAAGCATCCAAACCATTAGAGATCAATGATATTGACCTGAGAATAAAAAACACTTTCCAACCGGAGCATCCCGGCACGCTAATTACACGCGAATACATATGTGATAAAAAACGGGTTGAGGTGATTACCGGTACCGAACAAGTAATGATGATTGATATATACGACCCATCGATGGTGGGCAACGTAGGTACCGATTTTCATATCATGCAGCTGTTTTATAAATATGGCGTAAGCTATACTTTTAAGGCTACCAGCGCCAACAGTATCTCGATTGTGATATGGGATAAGGATTTCAACAAAAAACTGATACAGGAATTAGAAGATGATTACGAGAAAGTAACTGTTGAAAAAATGGCCATGGTTTGCCTCATAGGTTCTAATATGGATCAACCGGGTTTATTGGCCAAATCGGCAACGGCACTGGCACAAAAAGGTATCAATATTAAAAGCTGTGGCTTTGCCCTGCGTAAGGTAAACATCCAGTTTTTGGTTGCAAGAGAAGATTTTGCGGAGGCCATAAAAGCATTGAATAAGGCGATGATATAATTTGAAAGGAAATCGGGAAATGAAAATTGTTATCAGAAGGCTCAGTTTTCACTCCCTGATTTTTCCATTTTTAAAGCTTTTATGCTGTAGCTATTCAGCGTAGTTAATAATTCTGACAAATAAGCATTCACATTTCCAAGCCTGATAATTTTAGGAGCCTGACGTATTAAAATCTGGCCGGTTGAAGTTTGCTTTGCAACCGGGTACATTTTAATCATGAGTGAACCATTTTCTTCCTCAATTTCCTCAATATCCGCCCAATAATATTTTACATTTTTAACATGGTCGTAAATAAAAACCTCATCAAATTCAAGCTGGGGCTCTTTATTTATTGCTACTATTATTGATCTTAAATTTGAATAGAACAAACTGATAAGGTTAAATGCAAAACCTATGTAAATAAACCAGCTTGCCACAGGCGAGACATTCCGGTTAAAAGAGATAACAAGTATCCATATTGCAGTTATCACCAATTGCAGAATTAACCCGGTGCCAAATTTAAAATAGTATTTCATCCTTCATCAAATATAACTAATTACCCTAAAGTAACTAAGCTTTTACTTTTCGGATTAACCCTCTCCCATTCGCTTTAAATTGTAACTTTCCCGTGGTTAATTTTTCTAAGCGGGTTATTTTGAGCATATTTAATGGTTAACAAAGTTGATATGCGTAAACTTTTACTAATAACATTTTTATCGGCTATCTGTGTTAGCCTGTCTGCTCAAACGATCTCAAAAAAGCCTTTAGATCATGCTGTTTTTGACGGATGGCAAAGCATAACCGGCCAGCGGATAAGTAATGATGGTAAATGGATTATGTATGTTGTGAAACCGCAGGAGGGCGATGCCCAGCTGGTGATAACTGACTCGAAAAACACTACCGAAGTGCAGGTCCCACGTGCCGATACGGCGCGTTTTAGCAGCGATGGTAAATTCGCTGTATTCCAGATCAGGCCTTTTTTTAAAGATATCAGGCAGGCTAAGATCAAGAAGAAAAAGCAGTCGGAATTCCCTAAGGACACTTTAGGATTTATTTCGCTTTCCACACAAAATATCATCAAAATACCCTCAGTCAGAAACTTTAAGATTGCCGAGAACGCCAATGTAATCGCCTATCTGTCTGCTGCTGATACAATAAAAAAGCCTTCGCCTGCCGACACCTCCAAAAAAGCTGTTAAAGAAACTACTGCGCCGTCAACTCAGGACGGTGCCGACCTTACAGTAAGACAATTGGCAGGTACTATAACCCATACATTTAAATACGTTACCGATTACCAGGTAAGCAAGAATGGTAAGCTGGTGGCTTTTGCGGTTACCGCGCCCGCAAAACAAAAACAAGTTACTTCTGGTCTGTATGTTTTTGATGTAGATAAAAATATAGTAAAAGCTATCAGCAAAGGCAGGGGAAATTACCATAATATAACCATTGATGACGCGGGCAGGCAAATTGCTTTTGCCGCCGAGAAAAATCCCGAGAAGGCCCTGGTAAAACCATTTAAACTTTACTATTACAACCTAACCCGCGACAGTGCTACAGTGATAGCCGCCGAAGGATTAGAAACTATGCCCGATAAATGGGCCGTGAGTGGCGATGGTAAAATATATTTCAGTAAGAGCGGCACGAACCTGTTTTTTGGCACTGCCCCTATCCCCAAACCGGCCGATACTACCATTGTTGATTTTGAAGTAGCCCGGCTTGATATCTGGAACTATAAAGATGATTACCTGCAACCCCAACAGCTCAAAAACCTGCAAAAGGAACTCAAAAGAAGCTACCTGGCGGTAATAAGGCCCGAAGATCCAACATCCAAACAGGTACAATTGGGCAGCAAGGCAATCCCCGAGGTTTTCGTGGCCGAGAATAAAGACGCACGTTATGTTTTGGGGCTTACAGATACCGGCGCACGCGTACAATCGCAATGGGAAGGCGACACCAAACAACAAGCTATTTTAATTGATACCAAAAGCGGCAACAAACGGCTGATAAACCAAGGTGTAAAAGCGAGTTATCGCATCTCGCCGGACGGCCAATATGTGGTATGGTTCAATTTTGCCGATCAGCAGTGGTACAGCTACCAGATCATGACCGGCGCCAAAACCAACCTGACTAAATCAATCGGCACAAAAATGGGCGACGAATTGAATGATGTGCCCAACTATGCCCAGGATTACGGCTTAGCAGGCTGGACGAAAGACGATAAGGCAGTATTAATTTACGACCGGTACGATATCTGGAGCATCGATCCGGCAACAGGTGAAGCCACTAATTTTACCAACGGAACCGGGCGTAAAAACAGACTCATTATCAGGTACGACATTACCGATCCCGAACAAAAATTTATTCCCTCAAAACAGCCTATGTGGTTGTTGGCACAGGATGAAGAAACAAAACAATGGGGATATTTTGTAAAAACACCCGAGAGCAAATCCCCACCTGAAAAGATAACCTGGGGCAAATACAGCTATGGCGATTTAACCAGGGCAAAAAAGGCAGCAATTTACATCTATACCAAAGCCAATTATGAATCTTCGCCCGATTTATATGTATCAACCGACCTGAAAAAAGAGGCTAAGCTAAGCGGCATCAACCCTCAGCAGTCCCAATACAACTGGGGAACGGCCGAACTGGTACACTGGACTACACCTAAGGGTTATAAGTCAACGGGGATATTATATAAGCCTGAGGATTTCGACGCTAATAAAAAATACCCCATGGTAGTTTATTTTTATGAGAAGTTATCCGACGGATTGTATAATTACCTGCCGCCCGCGCCTACCCCCTCGCGCCTGCCCATTTCATTCTTTGTAAGTAACGGCTATTTGGTTTTTGCACCCGATATCAGCTATGAAACCGGCCATCCCGGCGCTTCGGCCGTTGAATTCATTAACTCAGGGGTCGAATCTTTGAAGAAGAATTCATGGGTTGATGGCGCGCATATAGGCATCCAGGGGCAAAGCTGGGGTGGCTACCAGGTGGCTTACCTGGTTACCCAAACCAACATGTACGCCGCCGCATGGGCCGGTGCACCGGTTGCCAACATGACCTCGGCCTACGGTGGTATCCGCTGGGAATCGGGTGTTAACCGGCAGTTTCAGTACGAGAAAACACAAAGCCGAATTGGCGCTACATTATGGGAAAAGCCTGAGTTGTATATCGAGAACTCACCCTTATTCCAATTACCCAAAGTACAAACCCCGGTTATGATTATGAGTAACGATGCCGATGGTGCTGTGCCCTGGTACCAGGGGATAGAAATGTTTACCGCCCTGCGCCGCCTGGGCAAACCGGTTTGGCTGCTGCAATATAACGGCGAAGCACATAACCTGGTTCAGCGGCAAAACCGCAAGGATATTACCATTCGCGAACAGCAGTATTTCGACTACTTTTTGAAAGGTGCACCAATGCCTGTCTGGATGGCCAAAGGTGTA is drawn from Mucilaginibacter ginsenosidivorax and contains these coding sequences:
- a CDS encoding aspartate kinase, which gives rise to MLTVEKIGGTSMTALGDVIKNIILFERSGNQLYNRIFVVSAFSGVTNLLLENKKTKAPGVYHRLATYKDFHKPLKELIVKLKQLNKNYEGLGLNLAQADAFIEQRLKDAQTYLENIANILASGYVNKADVLLAAREILASIGESHSAFVFANVLQNMGINATFVDLSGFHDHRSLTIDQRIRKDLQHIDFAGTITIVTGYAKGTEGIMREFDRGYSEVTFSKIAVEVKPQEAIIHKEYHLCTADPQLVGVENCFPVGNTNYDVADQLADVGMEAIHPKASKPLEINDIDLRIKNTFQPEHPGTLITREYICDKKRVEVITGTEQVMMIDIYDPSMVGNVGTDFHIMQLFYKYGVSYTFKATSANSISIVIWDKDFNKKLIQELEDDYEKVTVEKMAMVCLIGSNMDQPGLLAKSATALAQKGINIKSCGFALRKVNIQFLVAREDFAEAIKALNKAMI
- a CDS encoding S9 family peptidase, which encodes MRKLLLITFLSAICVSLSAQTISKKPLDHAVFDGWQSITGQRISNDGKWIMYVVKPQEGDAQLVITDSKNTTEVQVPRADTARFSSDGKFAVFQIRPFFKDIRQAKIKKKKQSEFPKDTLGFISLSTQNIIKIPSVRNFKIAENANVIAYLSAADTIKKPSPADTSKKAVKETTAPSTQDGADLTVRQLAGTITHTFKYVTDYQVSKNGKLVAFAVTAPAKQKQVTSGLYVFDVDKNIVKAISKGRGNYHNITIDDAGRQIAFAAEKNPEKALVKPFKLYYYNLTRDSATVIAAEGLETMPDKWAVSGDGKIYFSKSGTNLFFGTAPIPKPADTTIVDFEVARLDIWNYKDDYLQPQQLKNLQKELKRSYLAVIRPEDPTSKQVQLGSKAIPEVFVAENKDARYVLGLTDTGARVQSQWEGDTKQQAILIDTKSGNKRLINQGVKASYRISPDGQYVVWFNFADQQWYSYQIMTGAKTNLTKSIGTKMGDELNDVPNYAQDYGLAGWTKDDKAVLIYDRYDIWSIDPATGEATNFTNGTGRKNRLIIRYDITDPEQKFIPSKQPMWLLAQDEETKQWGYFVKTPESKSPPEKITWGKYSYGDLTRAKKAAIYIYTKANYESSPDLYVSTDLKKEAKLSGINPQQSQYNWGTAELVHWTTPKGYKSTGILYKPEDFDANKKYPMVVYFYEKLSDGLYNYLPPAPTPSRLPISFFVSNGYLVFAPDISYETGHPGASAVEFINSGVESLKKNSWVDGAHIGIQGQSWGGYQVAYLVTQTNMYAAAWAGAPVANMTSAYGGIRWESGVNRQFQYEKTQSRIGATLWEKPELYIENSPLFQLPKVQTPVMIMSNDADGAVPWYQGIEMFTALRRLGKPVWLLQYNGEAHNLVQRQNRKDITIREQQYFDYFLKGAPMPVWMAKGVPAVDKGKDWGLELVKPL